A window from Chrysemys picta bellii isolate R12L10 chromosome 2, ASM1138683v2, whole genome shotgun sequence encodes these proteins:
- the LOC135981298 gene encoding SRRM2 protein homolog rsr-2-like codes for MQADNRKRAPAWTVREVLDLIAVWGEDSVLAELSSKRRNAKTFEKISKGMMERGHNRDSEQCRVKVKELRQAYQKTKEANGRSGSEPRTCRYYAELHAILGGAATTTPPLFVDSGSGIVSTPEDSADGVEEEEDELAESTQHSLLPNSQDLFLTLTEVPSQASQASTQDSDPMEGTSAAANSSSLPPPSRRLSQIRRRKKKTRDEMFSEIMQSSRSDRAHLNEWKETVSKYRKEVSEREDRRDQREERRDQREERRDDRDERWRQEDQRMKDATLGLLRRLVEVQERLLENRLPLQPLFHPPPSPCSVSSSPRRVRTRGGRLRTPSHSTPVDSPSKRLSFF; via the exons atgcaggctgataatcgaaaaagagcaccagcatggaccgtgagggaggtactggatctgatcgctgtatggggagaggattcagtgcttgcagaacttagttctaaaagacgaaatgcaaaaacttttgaaaaaatctccaagggcatgatggagagaggccacaatagggactctgagcagtgccgcgtgaaagtcaaggagctcagacaagcctatcagaaaacaaaggaggcaaacggtcgctccgggtcagagccgcggacatgccgctactacgccgagctgcatgcaattctagggggggctgccaccactaccccacctttgttcgtggattctgggtcggggatagtctcgacgcctgaggattctgccgatggggtagaggaggaggaggatgagcttgcagagagcacacagcactcccttctccccaacagccaggatctttttctcaccctgactgaagtaccctcccaagcctcccaagccagtacccaagactctgaccccatggaagggacctcag cagctgcaaattcctcaagcctccctcctccatcccgaaggttatcacagataaggcgtcgtaagaagaagacgcgagacgagatgttttctgaaattatgcaatccagcaggagtgacagagctcatctgaatgagtggaaggaaacagtttcaaagtataggaaagaagtcagtgaacgtgaggacaggagggaccaacgtgaggagaggagagaccaacgtgaggagaggagagacgatcgagatgagagatggcggcaggaagaccagaggatgaaggatgcaacgctggggctgctccggcgtctggtggaggttcaggaacggctgctggaaaacagactgccgcttcagcccctgttccaccctcccccctccccatgttccgtatcctcctcacccagacgtgtaagaacgcggggggggaggctccgtacaccttcccattccaccccagtagacagcccaagcaaaaggctgtcatttttttaa